The DNA region CAACAACTACTGATCCGGTAGTTCAGTTGGTTAGAATGCCGCCCTGTCACGGCGGAGGTCGCGGGTTCGAGTCCCGTCCGGATCGCAAAATCTTTCAGTTTACTGAAAGATTTTTTTATTTTAGGAAATCAAATAAAGTAATTGTCTATGTTCTATGTATATATTCTTTATTCTGCAGATTTAGATATCTATTATAAGGGTTTTTCTGAAAATGTAGATCAGCGGCTTATTTATCATCTTAAACAGCGTGAAAAAAATACACTTCAAAAGCTACTGACTGGAAGTTAGTTTACTCCAGAAGTCTAAACAATGCCAAAGATGATTTTGAAAAAAAGGGTGTTTTCACGGTGTTCTGGTTCATTTTAAAGTTGCAACTTTGTTACAAGCAAAAGAGATTTTTGTGATTGACCCATAAGCATTACTAAAACCCTAATCATGAGAGCTTGAAATTCCGGAACAATGTTTCGGAATTTTTTTTATTGTCTTTTGGAAAGAAAAGGTTTCCTTGGATGAAGGAACGCGGCATTATCACAATGCAGAACGCGCCAAACGGCGCGTTCCAACAGTTATTATTTTACAACCTTCATTTCGTTAATCAGCCATTTTGCGTCGGCGTATTTGTCGATAATGAAGAGGATGTATTTCGTATCGACCATGATGTTTCGCGAGAATCGCGGATCGAAATTGATGTCGCTCATCGTTCCTTCCCATTGTCGGTCGAAGTTCAGTCCGATCAAGTTTCCGTGTGCATCGAGAGCCGGACTTCCCGAATTTCCACCGGTGGTGTGGTTGGTGGCGGTGAAGTTTACGGGAACATCGCCTGTTTTGTCTTTATAGATTCCATAGTTCTTCGTGTCGTAAAGTTCTATCAACTTTTTCGGAACATCGAATTCGTAATCACCGGGAACGTATTTTTCCATCACACCCGCCAAATGCGTTTGGTAACCGTAGTAAACCGCATCTCTCGGATTGGAACCTGCAACTTTTCCGTAAGTAACCCTCAAAGTAGAGTTTGCATCGGGGAAGAATTTTCGGTCTTTGTCGGTTTCCATTTGTTGCGCCATATATTTCTTTTGGGCCGTATCGATATGTCCCTGGAAAGTTCTGTACTGTTCATCGGTAGTGTCGAGATAAGCTTGTCTTAATGAAAGAAACAAGTTCATCAATGGATCGTTTTTCAGGTTTTGAGCGAGTGCTTTTGGATCCTGGAACACTTTGTTGATGTCTGAAACTGTGGTTGCCCCGTTAAAGATTCCTCTTCCAGTGATGACTGAGTTTTTCGAAAGCTCCTCAATTTTTGTAAGATTTTGGCTTTCATTTTTGTATTGGTCAAAATCTTTTGGTAAAAATTTCGCCGGTGTTTTATTCGCATAAAGCGCCAAAACTTTTGCCGTTACTTTTGCATCGAGTTCGCCGTCGAAATCAGCGTAGATATTGGTCAGCCGTTTTTTGAAATTTTCGATTGTGGTGGCATCCACTTTTCCTGCATCGAGAGCTTCTACGAAACTTGCGTAGTTATTGGCAAGAGTCAGCGTTTCTGCATTTCTGACCACTTCAGTATAATAAGCTCGGTTCAGTGCAAAAGGTGCTTGCAAAGTGTAAAGCCGTTTCAGTTCTGTGATTGTTGGAGTGATGTCTTTGTTCAGCGACATCAGTTTTTTCTCGTATTCCTCCTTTTTTCCGACCGCATCTGATTTTTTCAATCCTTCGACTTCACCAATCCATTTTTTCCAGTAGTTGGCGATTGAGGCGTACTTAGAAGCATATTTGATTTTGGTTCCTTGATCTGCGCGCATTTTTTCGTCCAAAGTTTTCAGGGCGACTTCGCGAACAGAAATCATCGCCGGATCAATTTCGTTCATTACTTTTTCAACAGCGATGGAAGGAAGGTATTCCGTGGTTCTTCCCGGGAAACCAAACACAAAGGTGAAGTCGTTTTCCTGTTTGTCTTTAATGGAAACTGGCAGAAAATATTTTGGTTTGTACGGAACGTTATCTTTTGAATATTCCGCAGGTTTATTGTTCTTGTCGGCGTAGATTCTGAACATCGCAAAATCACCGGTATGTCGCGGCCAAACCCAGTTGTCGGTATCGGAACCGAATTTTCCGATCGAACTTGGTGGAGCTCCAACTAAGCGAACGTCCTTATAAGTTTCGATGATGTAGGCGTAATATTTATTTCCGTAATACATTGGTCGGATCACGACTTTCTGCCAAGGTTCAAGTTTGAACCCCGCTTTTACGGTTTCCATATTTTTGTTGATGAGATCATCTGCTGCTTTTCCTTCGAGGTTTTGAGTTCCCGCCAAAACTTGGTTGGTCACTTCTTTGATGTCTGCGATAAAATCAACGGTTACTCCTGGATTTGGCAACTCGCCGTTCATATCTTTTGCCCAGAATCCGTCGGTCAGATAATCGTTCTGAACGGAGGAATGTTTCTGGATTTGTCCATAACCACAATGGTGATTGGTCAGAAGCAAACCTTGTGGCGAAATAATTTCTGCGGTACAGCCACCGTTGAATTGAACTACCGCATCTTTAATACTCGGTTTTGAGGGATCGAAAATCTGTTTTGCAGAAATCTTCATTCCCATTTCCTTCATTTCTTTTTCGTTCACCTCGGTGGGAATCCACATTCCGCCGTATTGCTGTGCAAACGCCATCACTGCAGGAACAATCACCGCAGAAAGTAAAAAACTTCTTTTGATCATGAATACATTTTTTAGATTGAATCGTTAAAAATAAGGATTTTGAGGGAAATGGGAAAATAGAGGAGTTCCCCTCCGTTGGTGGGATGGCGAAAATTTGAAGAATTTTTGACGGGGTGGTCTGTAAATTAAAAGGTCTAAATCAACCTCGCCGCATTCCTCACCAATTCCCGCGCTTCAAAATCCGAGTCGGCAATCGCGCTCCATAGTTAATCTTGGTTCATTATTTCCAAATTTTCATCATTATACTTTTCAGCTTCGTCGTAATAATCCATCTATTGCTCTTCGTAGAACTGCTCCAATTTTTCCTTTTTTTGAGCGATTTCTTTCAGCTTCTCATTGAATTTTTCCACCTCCATAATGTCCTGTTCCAGCGATTTCATCAGGATATTCATTTCCCTAAGTTCCTGTATTTTATTCATTTTTAATTTTTAATTTTTTATTATTCATTATTTATCATTCATCACTCATCACTCATCACCCATAATCAATGTCTGTCCGCCGTCGTTTCCACCAC from Chryseobacterium suipulveris includes:
- a CDS encoding GIY-YIG nuclease family protein, producing the protein MFYVYILYSADLDIYYKGFSENVDQRLIYHLKQREKNTLQKLLTGS
- a CDS encoding S46 family peptidase, whose amino-acid sequence is MIKRSFLLSAVIVPAVMAFAQQYGGMWIPTEVNEKEMKEMGMKISAKQIFDPSKPSIKDAVVQFNGGCTAEIISPQGLLLTNHHCGYGQIQKHSSVQNDYLTDGFWAKDMNGELPNPGVTVDFIADIKEVTNQVLAGTQNLEGKAADDLINKNMETVKAGFKLEPWQKVVIRPMYYGNKYYAYIIETYKDVRLVGAPPSSIGKFGSDTDNWVWPRHTGDFAMFRIYADKNNKPAEYSKDNVPYKPKYFLPVSIKDKQENDFTFVFGFPGRTTEYLPSIAVEKVMNEIDPAMISVREVALKTLDEKMRADQGTKIKYASKYASIANYWKKWIGEVEGLKKSDAVGKKEEYEKKLMSLNKDITPTITELKRLYTLQAPFALNRAYYTEVVRNAETLTLANNYASFVEALDAGKVDATTIENFKKRLTNIYADFDGELDAKVTAKVLALYANKTPAKFLPKDFDQYKNESQNLTKIEELSKNSVITGRGIFNGATTVSDINKVFQDPKALAQNLKNDPLMNLFLSLRQAYLDTTDEQYRTFQGHIDTAQKKYMAQQMETDKDRKFFPDANSTLRVTYGKVAGSNPRDAVYYGYQTHLAGVMEKYVPGDYEFDVPKKLIELYDTKNYGIYKDKTGDVPVNFTATNHTTGGNSGSPALDAHGNLIGLNFDRQWEGTMSDINFDPRFSRNIMVDTKYILFIIDKYADAKWLINEMKVVK